The genomic DNA AGGCCACTCCATGAGCGGCATAGCCAGCAAACAGACTGATTGCCAAAAGCGATCCATTCAGAAAACCTACATACACAATAGCTGCAATTTTCAAGCCGATCCAAACACTCTGCTTTCCCTTCCAACCGGAGCGATAAGTCACAAATAATCCGATCACAATCGCGATCCATAACCCGTAATCGGTTGCCGAAATTCTTAGTTCGGGTTTCACGTCCTGTTGATCAATCGACCAGCGAAAACGATGCTGAATCGATTTCGCAATCCCCATACTACTCAACGTCGCCCCCGAAACTCCTTCCATGTATTCATCATAGAAATCGAGTCCAGCCAGATTATCCCAGTCCCTACCTTGCCAGAATTCCATGAAGTAGGAGTCGTCCCGAACCCAGCCAATGTGTCGGGTCGTGTCCCAACTTTTGCGGATTTTAATGCCGAGGATTTTCCGTGTGGGGATGTCCAGCTGAGGGGCAGGGGGGGCATCGTACGGCAACGTCATCGAATTGGGATTCGGCTCTGTCGTGGGCTTTCCCAGCACAATGAGAACGTCGGTTGGCCCGGCATAGCCGATGATTTCCTGAGACTGCGGACTGGTTCGCAGGGCATAGCCGATCTCCTCATCCAATTTCCCCAACACAAACAGACCGGCTCGATTACCATCGTCATATTTCAGGGAGGCAGCCTCCGGGAGAATTTCTCGAACCTCTTCCAGTTCGATAGGACTTTCCCCCTGAATTTTCAGGCGGATCGCATGCTGACGCATCATCAGCACAATCAGAATGAGAATGGTGATCCGATAAGCTTGCAGAAGCAGAGGTCGCAAACGTGAAAAACGAGCAGTTTTTTTAGCGGCCGTCGAAGTTGTTTCACGCGTCATGGACAACGACATCTATTGAGGATTTGGCTCCTTAATCGCTGCAAAGCCTTGCCTGGTCAATAGATAAGGGGCGGGAAGCTACCTCCTCGTGCACCTGGAAACACGAAGCGTAGGGCTGCTTCGGTTAAGATCTGACCCGGTTAGCACGGTCCCACCGCACTCAGAGGTAGCTTCTCACCCCCCACCATTCACCGGCAGTCATGCGAAGCAAACTCTAGTGTCCCATGCTTTCCCCGCGACGTCAAGTAACCCCAGTGAAAGGATTCGGGAAATCGGGAGATTGCGGGGATTAATGAGGAATTCAATGATTCAATACAATAAAATGTTGGGTGGCTGGGGTCGAACGAAGTGAGTCCCATGGAGAATCGACGCTCTGGGGGCTCCGCTCAACTACGCCCCCAGTCACCCTTGAAATTCATAATGTTCTTGTATTCCATCTGATCTTGACCTGAAACGAGAAAAATTACAGACTCCGCCTCAACTTTTGCACACAACATACGGCCAGGGAGGGCTGGAATGAAACGGTATTTGGCAGTCGCCACGATTACGATTTATCTGGGTACCCTCAGTTGGGGCATTTTCTCGCATACTTTTGCTGTCGGACATGTCTCCCATCCGGCGATGTATTATGTCGTCTGGGATATGTTCTGTGGCTGGTCGGGCTACGAATGCCGACAACATCTGATCGCCCAGGGCGAAAGTGGGCAGTATTACAAGCTGAACCCTGCTCCGTGGGGAGAATTCAAAGCCTTCGGACCAGCGGATCGCATTGATTACGACAGCTTCGCCGCTCATTCTCAAAACATTGCCCGGAACATCCTGCGAAACACTGAACACGAACCGATTCAACGGATTTTTCTCGTCGAAGAAAACTGGTCGAAACGCTACAACATCCCCGACTATCTCTGGTCCATGAAGTTTGAAGAGGAAAAAGAATCCTATTCCTACTTCCACACACGAATGATCTACAACTCTGAGTGTGAGCCGGTTGAATCCCGAATGGGATGGATTGCTGCCATCAATAGTAAAAATCTGGAAACGGATCCGCGGCTCGCGAAGATGAGGAACAAGGCCAAGCCTTTTTATGCGGTCACTCCTTACTCTCAAGCACCAGCGCAAAATGCCAGCTCGATTCCGGCATATGCCACCGATGGAATTTTGCCCGCCTCTTATCAGCAAACTCAATAAGTAAGACCGTCTGCAAGTCAGGCCATGTCTGACTTGCGCCACAAACCATAATTATCGTTGAAAACTCCACGGACAATCGGAATTTTCAGGAGCTCCCATGGACGCAAAACTCGATAGCTCATCTTCTTCGTGGACAGCGACTCTGCGCGAGTTTTTCTTTGATCGCCAGATCCCTTATGGCATGGCGTTGACGAGAATCGCTTTGTCGCTTGTGACACTCGTTTATCTTTCGCGTCGCTGGCCACACGCTCGGGAATTTTTCTCGGCTGATGGAGCCCCATCTCCCCTGGCTGCCAACTATGGCTTTATCGATTTTATACCGTTGTTGCCGGGAACTGTAGCGGTCGCCTTATACAGTGTGTTACTGATTTTACTGGCCACGTTAATGCTTGGCTGGAAAACACGCATCTCTGCCTGGGGTGTCTTTGTCCTGTTCACCTATTTCACGCTGCAGGATTCTCTGAGCACGATCACAAAATATTCGGTTATTTCCTCACACGCCTTTTTCCTGCTGGCGCTTTCAAACTGTGGAGCAGTCTGGTCGGTGGATCGCTGGCAGGTGTTGAAACGTCAGGGCATCGCTCGTCCGGTGCGATTGCTCGGAACGGGCGAAGCGGTTGAGATCTGGCCACAACGTTTGCTGCAACTTTTTCTGGGCTTCGTCTATCTGGGAGCCGCCATTACAAAAATGCACACAGAAGCGTATTTCAGCGGCGATCAACTTCGTTTCTGGATGCTTTCGAATGTGAATCATTACAACCCTCTTGGGGAAATCATGGCTATGTTTCCCGCCATGCTGGTCAGCTTTGGCTACATCGCGATCCTCTGGGAAATTCTGTTCATTTTCATGGTCTGGAACAAAAAATTCCGCATCCCCATTCTGGTCGTAGGAGCGACATTTCATGCAATGACCTACGTGACGCTCGGGCTGATTGTCTTCCCGTTCGTCTGTTTCAGCTTGTACCTCTGCTTCTTTAATGAGAGTGATCTCCAATGGTGGCAGAGTGTGGGCCGCAGACTTTCCGGAAACAGCCCGACTTTCAGAAAGCTGACGCGGATTCCTCATCGAATGACGACCGCTTTGTGCCGCGGATGTCTCCAGGTTGGAAACCGGGGTTTGATTTTTGGAACCGCCACTGCGGTGCTGCTGGCAGTATTTGTCGAACATCAAATGGATGTCTATGGATCGCGACGAGCCGAAGGCAAGTATCAACTGGCGACATTGCCTTATCCCGATGCGATGCGGATGCTGAGCACAAATGACAGTATTCGCGAGGTCGACAAACTTTTGTCGTTCGATGTCGGTTGCTGGATGACCAGCGGACTGGTCACAGAGTTCAGTAAATCATTCAAACAGGGCGATCGCATTCTCGTGCAGGCCACCATGATTCCTCCACATGGAGACGTTTATCTCGAATGCAACCTGCATGATGCCGAAAATGCGGTTCTCGATCAGACCGAAGGAGTTCTCACGCGTGAAGAATTCCGCTACACATTCACGTATTACATTCCAACCTGTCTGGCTCCCGGTGAGTATCAATTCGTATTGAAGTCCAACACTGAAGAAATTGCCCGAAAAACAATTCAGATAGCTGGTGTAGATGAAGCGTGCGTGGTGACCCGGAAATAACTGGGTGGCACGCCCGGAACGAAGAGGTGGGCGTGGTGATCTCATCGTGGACGAATTCAGGAACTTTCTGACGGTTGAAGCTGCTCAAAAAAACTGAGTGCCATTTCCACTCCTGTCGTGGGCATGCTTCATACAATCCCAGTCACTTCAGATCATCCTGCTTCGATCAGCAATTGTATGCTCACTCTATGTCGGATGAATTATTGGAGGTATTACTGTCAGGAGATTTGCGAAACGTCGGCTTCAAACTGAGATGCTTTTCCGAGCGTGTCAAATGCCCCCAGTTTAAAGGTTCGTCCTGACTGTACTGTTTCCCAAGCCGTTTTGCGGTCTCGGCCTGGGCCAGTTCGTAGCCGAGATAAAAAGCGTGCGAGGGTGTGATCTCGCCCAACTCGGCTGCCTCCAGAAAGAGTTGAAAAGGATCATTCCCCTGAAAATGGCCATCGCGATTGATCAGATGTAAAGCGTCGTCATTCGCGAAGATCCGATAATTGGGATCGCGAATTTGATGCGTTAATTCGTACAGTTCTTCTTCCGTCAACTGGTGAACTCGCGGATCCCGTAATGAAAGCAGTCCCGCATTGATGTGCTTGGGTAACTGCTTTTCAGTGATTGCGTAATGTGTCATCCGTCGGGCGAGATCGAATTCCTTCACCGATTCTCGCGCCCAGTTGATGACCTCTGTCGTTAAGACCGAACGAATGCCCAACTCCTGGCACAATGCAGCCAGAATAAAGTTCACCCCGGCCGAGTCGACCTCAGCCAGTTCGGTGATGTTACCGACGCCCATCATCATTTCCGCATTCGGCCACCGTCGACGGGTTTCGTAATAGCGAGCCAGAGAAGCCGCAAATCCGAAGCCGACCGGTTCGAGAATCGGATCGAGCCGATAGGGAACCCCCGACTTTTCCAGTCGCTCCAGAATTGGGTCGAAGGTATCGAGATTCTGGAAGTCATCGGGAATAGCAACGACTTCTGTTTCGAGTTTGGTGATCCAGTCGAGATTGCTCGAGTTGGCACTGAGAATCAACTCCGCTCCAGCCTCCACAGCCGCTTCAACTTCCTGCTGGTCAAAACTGTCGATCGAAACTCGAAAACCAGCCTGACGAAGCTCGCGGATATGTTCCCCCACTTGAGAAGCAACTGGTCCAGGCAGGCAGCCATAATCGATGAAGTTGGCACCGCGTTCAGCGTAACTGGTGGCGAGCCGCAGTAACTCTTCTGTTTTGAGTAAGGGAGCGCCGTTGATTTCTGCCAGAATTTCGATGTCATATTTTGATAGGTCGGGCGGTTCCTGATCTCGCTTGTCAAACCAGCGGGGCAGATCGCGAAGATCTTTGGGGCCACGCAGGACGGGCACGTCCCATTTTTTGCTCAGTTTTTCCAGATCCCCCTGACACCAGCCCGGCAGAATGACCTGCTGAACATGATCGGGGACTTCAAGTTTGCGAGCGACCCAGTCGACGTGCATCAGGGCGGCAACATTAATTCCCAGCACTGCGACTTCGGTAGCAATCTGATTCCGCTCACCAATTTCCCGGACAATGGGCTCCAAAGCCGGCGCTGCCAGGCGGCCTGTTACGAACAAGATGCTGTTTGGTTGAGTCATCACTTGAGTTTAACAAATGGCGTTTCATTTTTCGCAGCAGAGTAAAACGCCAGAGATCGTAAATGACAAATGCGGGTGTCCGAGAGTTTGGGGGAATCCCATTAGGGGTCACAATCATGACGACCCTTGCAATCGCTCCTGCTGCAGGGGAGATTCTTTGGGAATCCTGCACCCCATTCGATGATCGAACCTAGACTTGATTAATGACCTCTTGATTCCGACATCGATTGAATTTATCTATGGATCTCATGCTTCCTGTTCCGTTAGCTGTTATTTCCCGCGAAATGCTGGGAATTATTGTGCTTGTGCCGATGACGCTCGTCGTTGGTTTTGCACTCGGGCTGATATACGAACGGTGGTACCACGCCTCTGCTCTGCAACGAACCAGTAAACGATTTGAAAAACTTTTTGCCCATGTGTCTGGTTGTCTGGATCAAGCCGAACGTGCTTGCCAGATGTTACAGAAGCGGGCCGTGACTCAGCCACTCAATGTGAAGCAGCAGTCGCAGCTCCAGAATACGTGTGGCAAGTTAAGTAAACATGTGCAGCAATTGAATGTTGCCAAAATCGTTGAAAAGAAGACCAGGCCCTTTCGTCAACCGAAGTGGAGTCAGTCTCCAAAGGATGATCGAACCGGATTACCTGACTTCTCGGCTTATCAGCAAAATCTGATTGCACTGGCGAAAGCTCTTGAGAAAACGTCAGCGGAAGCCGGGGCGATTTTCATCAAGATCGATCACTATGATCGTCATGTCAAACAATACGGTATCAATGCTGCAAATGAATTTGTTAAACAGACCGCATCGCTGGTTGTTCGTCAACTTCGCAATGAGGATGTGCTGTGCCAGGCGACGGACGATGTGCTGATCGGACTGCTTCCAGATTTGACTTCCACTCAGATGACCGGGCTTGCCGATCAGATCCGTACGTCTGTCAGCAATAAAGTTTTCTCCCTCCAGGAAACGAACGAGCAAGTATTTGTGACAGTCACATTTGGTTGCACCAGTTTTTCCGCAGCCGATGCCCGACTCGAACATTTTGAAGATTTGCTCTGGGAGCGTTCGCAACTCACTTTCCACACCACCCAACGCCATGGCCGCTGGCAACTTCGACAAGTTTCTCCTGATGGTTCGGTGAAATTGATTGCTGGGTAGTTATAACTGGGGGCTTGCAAATTCCAATAAAATCATAACCCGACGCGTCAGCGAGGGGCCCGTGTGGAATTCATAGTCAGCGAGATCTTGTTGATGTCGGCCCTGCTAAGCGGATAGCAAGACAAGCGATTTTATGCTCCGCAGATCAGTTTTTCACATGAAATAACTGGCACGATTTGATATTAGAGTTTAACCAAATTACGAATCGGACGTCGTCCCCTCGCTCACGCTTCGGGTTAAGATTCTTTGGGTATTTCGCACATGGTCTTCGCAATTTTTATGAATTCTGTCGTTTGCAAAACTTCAGTAAAACCTTGTTTCAAAGTTTCAAATGAGAACCGGAATAAGAACGTCAACCCGCAAGTATTTGACAACGTAGGTTGAGCTTGCGAAGCGTAATCCAACCTGCGAACTACGAACTTGCATACCGCAATCAAGATCAGTTTTTGCCGATGCGAAGATGAGACTTTCATTCGCTCCTTGTTCCTATGCCCTTCCTGATTTAAACTGCCGTCTGAACAAAACAGATATTTACGATTTGGATCAGGAATTTTTATGCGTGACGCGATTATTTCCGCATTGGCTGAACATCTTCCGACAGTCATGCGCTGGGCGGGAAGCCTGGCTCGGGAGTTGCGAAAGCACAATATTGCCATCACAGGCAAAACGTCCGGCAGTGCATTGACGGATGCACTGACTCTGGCTGACTTGTCTATTCAGGATCTGCTCGTGAATGCGTTACGCGATCTGGATCCGATCTTCATGCAATGTCGCATTGAAGCAGAGGAGTCGACTGGCGATTTGTATCGGTTTGCAGAAGAGAGTGAATATGTGATTTCTCTCGATCCGATTGATGGGACGAAACAGTTCCGCGACAAGACGGGGGATGGCTATGCCGTCATGCTACATTTGCGGACGATGGACGATGTGATTTATTCCCTCGTTTACCTGCCTGCTCAAGGCCCGAATGGGGGTTGGGTGGAAGTTCGGCCTGGCAAGATGCTCACCGGTCCCGATGATCCCGGCAAGCCGGCTCGTCAGGTTCTGGACAGCATGACGCCGATTGATGTGAAGACACGCCCCGATTCCAAAAAAATCTATCTGATCGGTTTCCAGCAACACGATGCGGCTCGTGCAGCCGATGTGACTGAAGCGGGGCTGGACGGCATTGCTCCCGATTTGATGCCGGGCAGCATTTATCCCTTATTGGCAACTGGAGAATTTGGAGGCTCGTTAATTCATACGCCAAACGTGTACGACTATCCGGTTTCGTTCCAGATTGCCCGCGAACTCGGCGGCGATTCTGTCTGGGTACACAATGGTCAGCGAGTCAATTTCACAGAAACCTGGATGGATGATCGAGCCGACATGCTGCGACTGCCGGGAATTGTCGCAACCTCAGCGAACCCGGAAACGCTCAAAATCCTATCGGAGCTGGCTTGTAAGTGGAGTCCGGTCCGCTACGAAGATTAAATATCGCAAAGACTCTGTTCATACCGAATTCACTCGTTCCTGAAGTTCTCAATGTTTTGCATGAATTGACGTAAACGGTTTGATTATAATAGGTTAACGGGATTGTTAGTCGGAGGCCGTCCCCTCGCTGACGGTTCGGGTTATGATTCGCCATATAAAAAACTGGGCAACCAGGGCACAAGTAGAAATTACTACATACTATATATGGTGCGGTTGGGAAAAATCTTATCCTTGTTCAAATTTGGAATCCTTCAGCGTGATCGTACGAACCTGCCACAATTCTGAGTCCTGTGTTGATGCTGGTCAGGAAGCGGTCGCACATCTGGCAGCGGGTGAGATTGTCGGTATTGCTACAAATTTCGGATACACTGCTGCAACACGAAATCTTCAAAATCTGGCTGATAAGAACCTTACGAACATTACGCCGATCCTCGTCCTGAGGCATCACGATGAACTTGCGGACTATTTGCAGACATCCCGAAAAGCGGCAGGCAGACTGTTTTCCAGATTGCCGAACGGGTCAGTCATTTTGCAGTTTTCCTCCGGGAAGGATTCGTCACTATTTGACCGGCCGGACGATCTCCCTTTGCTCAGCGATGAAGTACAGCATGTTGCACACTGCCTCAATACATTCCCAGTCAATTACATTTTGAGTTCGGGACCGCTCGCAAAATATGCTCATCCATACACTGCATGGCCGTTATTTCTTCTCTGGCCGACGCAAACGGACTCTGCAAGTCAGTATCATTACTGCAGAACCGCTCAGAGCCTTGTAGAATATCTGCCAAACTGTTTGAATTATGTAATGGAGACCGGTCCTGTTGAAACCGACTCTGCACCAGCTGTCGTAGAATTCCTCGATCAGGGAGTCAGTATTATTCCTTCCAATGAATTGAATAACGCGACCATCCTCGAAAATACCCGGGCAGGAATTCTGTTTGTCTGCACAGGTAATACGTGTCGCAGTCCGATGGCCGAAGCAATTTTTCGCAGTATGCTCGCCGAGCGATTGAATTGTGATACTGCAGAGCTGGCCGGTCAGGGAATCGAAATTGCCTCAGCAGGCATCGCGGCTGATTACGGACATTCTGCCAGTCCGGAAGCCGTTCAACTGCTTGCCGATGAGGGCATCGATTTATCGTCCCATCAAAGTCAGCCATTAACGGAGTCATTGCTGGAGAGGTCCGAGCGCGTGTATACTCTCACTAATCACCATCGTGAAATCATCATCACCCATCGACCCGAACTGCGGGATCGAGTACAGGTTTTGGGGCAGGATGGACGAGATATTCCCGATCCGATTGGTGGAGATGTCGCAGTTTACCGACAGTGTAAAGAGGTCATTGAACAGAATTTACGACTGATTGCCGAAGAAATCGTCCGTGAGCTTGACCAATAAGACTTTCCGTGAACAATAGGTCTTCTGGTAATTCACCGAAATGTAACTTCATAATGGAATGCCCTGCTTTTTACAGGCTGTCTGATTGGCCGATTGAGATTTTGCAGGGATGACGAGACCAAACCGAATGAAAGTAGCCGTCGCAAGCGATCACCGTGGATTTGATTTGAAGGCGAGAATTGTTGACCGCCTGACTAATCTCGGCCACGAAGCCATTGATATGGGCCCTGGATCAGGCGAAAGCGTCGATTATCCCGACTTCGCAGTCGGCGTCTCGAAAGCGGTCGCCAATAAAGAAGCTGATCGCGGCATTTTAATTTGCGGTACCGGTATGGGGATGTGCATCGCCGCCAATAAAATCAAAGGGATTCGCGCAACCGCCTGTCACGATGAAGTGACCGCAGAAATGAGCAGACGCCACAACGACGCCAACGTACTCTGTCTCTCAGCAGAACTTCTTGGCGAACAACTCGTCGACCGAATGATTGAAATCTGGGTCACGACTGAATTCGAAGGGGGCCGTCATGCTCGAAGGCTCGATAAAATCTCCGATTTCGAGTCGCATGAGTAATTCATGTTTGCGAATCTGGCCAATCGAATCTGCTTCATATCTCTTCAGTAGCAAAAACGCTTAGGCTCGATAGAATACCTCGTTGCTCATTACACTTACTGTTGACTTTCAGACTCGGGAGAATGGGATGGATTTATCTTCCCTGCGTTACAGCAAATCACACGAATGGGTTCTCTGGGATGGCACGACGGCTACCGTTGGCATCACCGATTTCGCCGTCTCACAATTGACGGACCTCGTGTTTGTCGAGCTCCCCGCACCCGGCACCGATGTGCAAGCGGGGCAATCCTGTGGTGAAGTCGAAAGTGTGAAAGCAGTCAGCGATTTGAATTCTCCGCTCGATGGAACTGTCACCGAATCGAATGAGAACCTGGCAGATGAACTGGAAAAACTTTCTGACAGTCCTTTCGAGGAAGGTTGGATGTTCAAACTGACCCCAAGCGATCCCGCCCAGATCGAGGAATTGCTCGATCGAGCCGCCTACGAAAAATTGTGCGAAGACGAAGCTCACTGATTATTATTCTATATACGTTCCAGATGAAAACCGAAAAATAATCAAACCCAGGTGGCGGGGGCGCTCTCGCAGAGAAGCCCCCGTATCGTTGAACTTCCGGGGGTTTCCGCTAATGCGGAGCGCCCCCGCCACCCGCCGTAGGTTGCTCGATACAAGACGTAGTCGCCTCAGTTCTTATCGATCACGTTCTGCTGTTTTGCTTATTTTTCTCATTAGACGATTGATCGTGTCAAACTCTATGCCCAGGCACGGTCAAATTGTCACATTTTGCATTTCGCTTTCCCGGATCGTTCGGAACTGAGGCTTTGATTGTCTACAATGCAATCAGAGTTAAATTTCTGGTGATTGTGCCAGTATCAACTGATCTGCTGTAGAGTTTGCTCGGCCAGTCAGCAGCCTGATTCTCTGAATTTCGAAACTCACGCCACAAGGATTTCCAGCGTGTCCTATCTGTTTGCTACCCCCGATGAAACTCAGCAAATGCTTCAGGAGATTGGCGTCGATAAAATCGACGATCTTTTCGAGCAAATTCCCGAATCGGTCCGCCGAACGGAAGAACTCGACATTCTGCCAGCTCTGAGTGAAATTGAACTCGATCGCGTGCTCAATCAGGTAAGTGCCGAGTTTGCCCGTCATGGAGATCGTACCTGTTTTCAGGGCGGCGGGGCTTACGACCATTTCATTCCGGCGACCGTCGATGAAATCTGCTCCCGCGGCGAGTTTTACACGGCTTACACTCCTTATCAGGCCGAGGCAAGTCAGGGAACTTTGCAGGCGTTCTTTGAATTTCAGTCGCTGATTGCAGAACTCACAGGACTCGATGTCGCCAACGCGAGTCTGTACGAAGGAGCCAGTGCCCTCGCCGAAGCGATCATCATGGCGATTCGCTGCACCAACCGAGCCGGCAAAGTGATCATCTCGGGCAGTGTACATCCCGAATATATTCAGACAGTGCGGACATATCTGCATCGTCATCCCTGTGAAATTGTAGTGGTCGATACGATCGACGGCATTACCGACTGGCAGCAGGCGGCTCAGCAGATTGACGACAATACAGCTGCCGTTGTCGTACAGCATCCAAACTTCTTCGGTTGCCTGGAAGATGTTCAGTCGGTAGTCGATCAGGCTCATGCGGCTGGAGCATTGGCGATTGAAGTCTTCGATCCTGTCAGCCTGGGTGTGATCAATCGCCCAGGCGATTACGGCATCGACATTGCGGTCGCAGAAGGTCAGTCACTCGGAATTCCTCTGCAGTTCGGCGGCCCCTATCTGGGATTGATGGCCTGTCGCGAAAAATTCGTTCGCAAAATGCCGGGGCGCCTTATCGGTCAGACAACCGATAAAGCAGGTCGTCGTGCCTTCGTCCTCAATTTTCAGACACGTGAACAACATATCCGCCGCGACAAGGCGACCAGTAATATCTGTACGAATCAGGGATTGATGGCCTTGCGGGCCTCGGTTTATATCGCTCAGCTGGGGCCAGAGGGATTCGCCGAGCTCGGAAAACAATGTTGCCATAAAGCCAATTATACGGTTGAGAAGCTGACCGAAGCAGGACTGGGTACGCTCGCGTATCCTCATCCCTTCTTCAAAGAATTTGTGTTTCAGTTCAAACAGCCCGTTACAGAAATCCTCGAAAAAGCCAAAGCGGCTGGCTTCAATTTGGGACCGGAACTCAATCGATTCGAGTTTGGCACCGGGGCACCAGAAAATTCATTGCTGATCGCAGTGACCGAGAAGCGAACACGTGAAGAAATCGATCGGCTGGTCGCCGCTTTAAAATCGTAAAGGCGAGCCGAGTCAGTTATGACTCGGGTTTTGTCACGATTATTGTGCGAAATTATCAAATTCCAATGTCATTTATTTATCGAACTCACCCGTCGCATGACTGCGACGGCTCGCCTCAATAAAACACAACATCATTCTTTCAGAATGGAAACGCGATCCCATGGAAAATCGAATCGCCTTGCAGTTACTTCAGGAACTTTCCGTCACCGGACGACGTGCCACCTGCTTTCCCACAGAAGACATTCCGACCGATGATCTTTCGTCTCTGCTGCCTGAAGAACATCGTTCGTCTCGAAAACTGAAACTGCCGGAACTGGCAGAAGGGGACATTGTGCGGCATTACGTTTCGCTCTCTCAGCGAAACATGTCGGTCGATACCCACTTCTATCCGCTGGGCAGTTGTACGATGAAGTACAACCCAAAACGGCACGAACGCTGGGCCGGGCTGAATGGGCTGATCAACGTGCATCCGTATGCCGATGGAGCCGACATTCAGGGGCTGCTCGGGATTCTGTACGAGATGCAGGAAATGCTGGCTGAGATTTCTGGATTACCTTCCGTCTCGTTGCATCCGGCAGCTG from Rubinisphaera italica includes the following:
- the gcvPA gene encoding aminomethyl-transferring glycine dehydrogenase subunit GcvPA; this encodes MSYLFATPDETQQMLQEIGVDKIDDLFEQIPESVRRTEELDILPALSEIELDRVLNQVSAEFARHGDRTCFQGGGAYDHFIPATVDEICSRGEFYTAYTPYQAEASQGTLQAFFEFQSLIAELTGLDVANASLYEGASALAEAIIMAIRCTNRAGKVIISGSVHPEYIQTVRTYLHRHPCEIVVVDTIDGITDWQQAAQQIDDNTAAVVVQHPNFFGCLEDVQSVVDQAHAAGALAIEVFDPVSLGVINRPGDYGIDIAVAEGQSLGIPLQFGGPYLGLMACREKFVRKMPGRLIGQTTDKAGRRAFVLNFQTREQHIRRDKATSNICTNQGLMALRASVYIAQLGPEGFAELGKQCCHKANYTVEKLTEAGLGTLAYPHPFFKEFVFQFKQPVTEILEKAKAAGFNLGPELNRFEFGTGAPENSLLIAVTEKRTREEIDRLVAALKS